A region from the Aegilops tauschii subsp. strangulata cultivar AL8/78 chromosome 5, Aet v6.0, whole genome shotgun sequence genome encodes:
- the LOC109741453 gene encoding PLASMODESMATA CALLOSE-BINDING PROTEIN 1 — protein sequence MRRRRSPLAALWLAAAWALQLLAGAGAANPTWCIVRTGAPVRTVQAALDYACSPAGGADCAPIQPSALCYLPNTLAAHASYAFNSVYQRSHAAPGACDFAGTATVTLTDPSYGSCTFPASPGAAGSPGSATSTSRPPPGNRKPDLGSDDDDSDADEAHVATANAPLMSLALSCFVYLHLRWW from the exons ATGCGGCGCCGGCGCTCTCCTCTGGCGGCGCTGTGGCTCGCGGCGGCGTGGGCTCTGCAGCTGCTCGCGGGCGCCGGGGCCGCGAACCCGACGTGGTGCATCGTGCGCACCGGGGCGCCGGTGAGGACGGTGCAGGCGGCGCTGGACTACGCGTGCAGCCCCGCGGGCGGCGCCGACTGCGCGCCCATCCAGCCCAGCGCCCTCTGCTACCTCCCCAACACCCTCGCCGCGCACGCCTCCTACGCCTTCAACTCCGTCTACCAGCGCTCCCACGCCGCCCCCGGCGCCTGCGACTTCGCCGGCACCGCCACCGTCACGCTCACCGACCCCA GTTATGGATCATGCACCTTCCCTGCATCTCCAGG CGCAGCTGGGTCACCCGGTTCAGCCACGTCTACATCTCGACCACCGCCGGGCAACCGCAAGCCTGACCTTGGATCAGACGACGACGATTCCGATGCCGATGAGGCTCACGTTGCCACCGCCAATGCACCCTTGATGTCTCTTGCCCTGTCATGTTTCGTGTACCTGCACCTGCGTTGGTGGTGA
- the LOC109741447 gene encoding uncharacterized protein, with amino-acid sequence MTGGDSMDAISLDEWELLPDLGSSFFMEECTAGGDEEEAMGPSVQAASAQQQHGVEFEDMGVVQAEPRRGELTMMVTEVMVSGAEEEEEMVHSPVAEEEASEEDEVMVEAAPDHLPHEVEEGAERDRAGMDAAGFSVGKLRVNGVGALCSFGVAAATFCILVLGGRPQHQQQQRKIMVQDQKSQFQVFADDERIHRAVEQASRLNQAVSSVMGGASTRAKVSFGGHYNGF; translated from the exons ATGACCGGAGGGGATTCCATGGATGCGATCAGCCTGGACGAGTGGGAGCTCCTGCCTGACCTCGGGAGCTCCTTCTTCATGGAGGAGTGCACTGCTGGTGGTG ATGAAGAAGAGGCCATGGGACCATCAGTGCAGGCTGCCTCTGCACAGCAGCAGCATGGCGTCGAATTCGAGGACATGGGCGTCGTGCAGGCCGAGCCGAGGCGAGGGGAGCTCACGATGATGGTGACCGAGGTGATGGTGTCCGGtgcagaggaggaggaagagatgGTGCACTCCCCTGTTGCCGAAGAGGAAGCTTCTGAGGAGGACGAGGTGATGGTGGAAGCGGCACCTGATCATCTACCTCATGAGGTGGAAGAAGGTGCGGAGAGAGACAGGGCAGGGATGGACGCTGCTGGCTTCAGCGTCGGGAAACTGAGGGTGAATGGCGTCGGGGCGCTCTGCTCGTTCGGGGTCGCCGCTGCCACCTTCTGCATCTTGGTGCTTGGCGGCAGGCCGCAGCATCAGCAGCAGCAGAGGAAGATTATGGTGCAAGATCAGAAGTCCCAGTTCCAGGTGTTCGCCGATGACGAG AGAATTCATCGAGCCGTGGAGCAGGCGTCGAGGCTGAACCAGGCCGTGTCGTCGGTGATGGGTGGCGCATCCACCAGAGCGAAGGTGTCTTTCGGCGGCCACTACAACGGGTTTTGA
- the LOC109741445 gene encoding 5'-adenylylsulfate reductase-like 5 has protein sequence MRRAAVAVAAALLLLLVAGAAAGPPGAEPTCPRGAGPPFLDALGSRCPRAARITPSPPLEVRGDAVDKELNLRCTGASCSILFYAAWCPFSSKFRPIFEALSTMFPQIHHFAVEESSATPSLFSRYGVRGFPAILLANETTMVRYRGTKDLKSLLQFYQETTGLDPITYIDVDQQESAGSLGSAMPGGRSLRKMAEDEPFVFLGALFIIMKVAAHFIPTVISQLRAFLIVRVQNLNLRIRRGSSQLTERALTVLDVKRLWSKLRLSSKTRDLSKGASNARAWASSFASVSLGEPSSLRHA, from the exons ATgcgccgcgccgccgtcgccgtcgccgccgcgctcctcctcctcctcgtcgccggcgCAGCTGCGGGCCCCCCCGGCGCGGAACCCACCTGCCCGCGGGGCGCCGGCCCGCCGTTCCTCGACGCGCTCGGATCTCGCTGCCCCCGCGCCGCCCGGATCACGCCCTCCCCGCCCCTCGAG GTGAGAGGAGATGCTGTTGATAAAGAGTTGAACCTTCGCTGTACCGGTGCCTCATGCTCCATTCTCTTCTATGCCGCATGGTGTCCTTTCTCGAGCAAATTTCGACCAATATTTGAAGCTCTCAGCACCATGTTCCCTCAGATACATCACTTTGCTGTCGAAGAATCTTCTGCGACGCCTAG TTTGTTTTCAAGATATGGTGTCCGTGGCTTCCCAGCCATTCTTCTGGCAAATGAGACTACAATGGTTCGTTACAGGGGCACAAAAGATTTGAAGTCTCTGCTTCAGTTCTATCAAGAGACTACAG GCCTCGATCCAATTACATATATTGATGTTGATCAGCAAGAGAGCGCTGGGAGTTTAGGATCAGCCATGCCAGGAGGCCGGTCTCTGCGCAAAATGGCGGAAGACGAGCCCTTTGTGTTTCTTGGAGCGCTTTTTATAATCATGAAGGTCGCGGCACACTTCATACCCACTGTCATCTCTCAACTCAGAGCCTTCTTGATCGTGCGTGTTCAGAACTTGAACTTAAGAATTCGTAGGGGATCAAGCCAACTTACGGAACGGGCTTTGACTGTGCTTGATGTTAAGAGGCTTTGGAGCAAGCTTAGACTGAGCAGTAAGACAAGGGACCTAAGTAAAGGGGCGAGTAATGCTCGAGCTTGGGCTTCGTCGTTTGCGTCCGTCTCACTGGGCGAACCATCCTCCTTACGGCATGCCTAG